The following nucleotide sequence is from Planctomycetota bacterium.
TGAGTTCTGCTGTGCGCCCATCGATGGTCGGCGTGCTCTCTCTGCGGGACAGACCGGCGGAACGGTCTCCGCGCTGGCATTCGCCGCGCACGACAAAGACCGTCCGGTGCTTGCACCGCCCCGTGAGACGGCAACCAGCCCGCCCCCTACAGATGGAAGTCGTCCCCGTGGCCGGACGTCTCATGCCGATCAGAGCCCGCCCTGGCTCGTCCTCGCCGGTTCGGCGGAGTGTGCTAGCAGGCTCGGAGGCGTCGAGCAGATCCAGGATTTTCTCCGCAAGGCCGCCCGAAAGGCCGTTCGTTCTCCAGACGATGCATTGGTTGAGAACTTCGTGAACGTCATATTTGATGAGGCCGGATCGAGATCGTCGAGCTCACGATTGCCAATCCAGATCGAGCGAGCGTTGGCAATGCTCGATCACCCGAAGTGGTACACCAAGTGGAACCGCCAGAAGTCGCCGCCCTGCAAGAAGAGGCTCTTCACGGGATCATCGCTCGCCGTCAATCTCGCTGCAATGTTCGACAGTCGCGGCTTTGACTGCGCTCTCTCGATCACGCGGCACATCCACGCGGTGCAGGCAAGCATCGCGGCTCGAACGCTCGGCGGGTTCATCGTCGCCGTCCCATTGAGACGATCAGATCACCAAACAGCGTCACCCAATAACAAGCCACTCTGCGTGGAGTCAGATGACATCTGGACGCACACACAGTTTGTCCGATCAACGGACGCGGCCCTGATCGTCAGCGGCATCAGCGAGAACGTCGTGCTCAGTCCCGTCAGAATTCGCGGCGATCAGGCATGGGTCAACACGCTGAGCTTGAGCGCCCGTACCAAGTCGTTCCGCAAGCTCGAACACCGGATCACGCTAAGCGGCCCGTCAGCTACCCGATTTGCGTGCTTTGACGAGAAGGTTCTGGACCGGCTCGATGCCGGCGCAGAACTCCCGAACGCGACATGGAAGAAGGCTTCCGACTGGTACGAGACATTTGAGGACATGCTAAATCCCCATCTGCCATGACGTAATGCACGAGAATGGACTATGGATCGCCCGGCCGTTCGCCAAGAATCCAATCTGCTGCCCTCTGGGCCATGCCGGCGGATTGCACGACGAGCCTGGTATCGGCGGCAACCCTCGTTCGCCAGCCGTCGATGTACGCGGCCGACTGCTCAATCGTCGCCTGCCCGATGCCAGCGGCAGCAGCCAGGAACGCCGCTCCCATCTCGGCCACCATTTCCTCCTTGGAGTAGTCGACCGAACCGAAAGCCGAGAGATTCTCGTCGAGGCCCCGGTCCAGGCGTGAGCTGTGCCCGGTCGAGTGGACCAACTCGTGGAAGAGCGTCGCGTAGTAGGACCCCGGATCGACGAAGCGGTCGGGCTCTGGAATGCACACCAGGTCGGCCCTGGGCTCGTAGAACGCGCGATCGCCCTTGTGGTCGATGCGCGGGCCAGCCTGGTAGCGTTCGACGATTGCCGATGCAGCCTCGATGGGCGCAAACTCTGTCGCCTCGCCTTGGCCACTGGCTATCGTCGACACCGGTGCCTCGACCCCCTCGCACTGCTCGGCATTGAAGACCGTGTAGTGGCGCAGCACCGGCACGGTGATGCCCTCCCCGCTCTCCTTGTCCTGCGTCGCGTACTGCTTCCACAGGACCACCAGCGAACCCTTCTCGCCCTTGCGCACGTGCCCGCCCATCTTCCGGGCTTGCACATACGTCAGCCAGTACGGCGACTCGTAGCCCTCAAGCCAAGCCGTCACCGCCAACAGGAAGACGTTGATGCCGCGATAGGCCCGCCGCGACGCGAGGCTTGTTGGAAAAGCCCTCTCTCCCCTACCGCCCCGGATCGGGTGGCGCCAGGGCACCGTGCCCCGATCGAGCAGCTCGATGATGCGGGCGGTCACCGCCTTGTACACGTCCAATGCCATCGCCGCCCTACTCCGGGCGGCGGGCGATTCCTGCGAAGATCTCGGTCATGCCCGCCTCGTGTTGTTGCAATGACAACCGCCTTGTTGCCACAGCGACGCATGACTCGTCAACAGCTTCCTGTGCTGCAGCGCAGCACTCGATCCAGGCCGAGTGAACGCTGCAATCCAAACGGGGGCTCCCTTATCGTGCCGTCCTGTAGGACGTTGGGACGGGGTGCCCATTCAGCACCCGACGATGTGGGCGCACTACAAAACGGGGCGAACTGGCACTACAGAGGACGAAGAGTCGGCCGCATCATCCATGGCGAATCGGCGATTTTGGAGTGAGAGGGCCGATTTGGGCCATGACCTGTAGTGCTTCTCATGCTCCGTAGTCAGGTGCTCTATCCAGTTGAGCTACGCCCGCGTGCTGGACCCCAACGGTAGCCCCCGGGGCGGGCGTGGGAAAGGCCCTGAGCCGACGGTTGGCCGCGGCCGGTTGACCGCGGGCGGGCGGGGGCGGATAATCCCTTCGCCTCCGGTGGGTTGGGTGCCCGCCGGGGGAGGCATCGATCCCTGGAGAGGTCCCGCCCCCTGGCTGTCCTGCGGGGCCGCCCGCGTCGGCGGGATGCGAGAGGATTGCACCGCGTATGGCTCACACCGTTTCGGCTCGCAAGCGCATCCGCCAGAACGAGCGTCGCCGCGCTCGCAACCGCTGGCGGCTGAAGACCATGCGGACGTCGATCAAGGACTTCCAGGAGAAGCTGGCGCACGGCTCGCTGGAGGACGCGAGGTCGGCCTTCCTCGACGTGCAGAAGGTGCTGGACAAGACCGCGGCCCGCGGCATCATCCACCCCAACCAGGCCGCCCGCCGCAAGAGCCGCCTGAACGCCCGGCTGAAGGCGCGGGCGACGGCCGACGCGTCCTCGTAGCGACGCGCGACGACAACGTACCGGATGCTCACGCCGCCGCGCCCCTGGGTGCGGCGTTTTCGTGCGCCCGCGGGGGTATGGCGTTAGGATCGGTCGATGCCGGAGGGCCGAGCGCGATCGCGGGACCGGGGCGGGCCATTCCCGCGGGCGTACGCCGAGGATTCGCGGCGGCCGCTGCACGTGCTGGCGTTCCTGCTGCCGGCGATCATCGCCTACGAGGTCGGCCTGGCGATGCAGGCCGAGGAGCTCGCCGGCGGCGGCGTGCGGGCGTGGACGATGCTGGCCGACGTGCTGTCGGCCTTCAGCCTGTCGCGAACGACGATCATCGGCTTCTCGCTGCCGGCGATCGTGATCGTGGTGGTGCTGCTGGTGTGGCACGTGCTCGAGAAGTCGCGGTGGCGTGTGCGGCCCGTGGTGCTGGGCTGGATGGCGATCGAGACGCTGGCGCTGACCGCGCCGCTGCTCCTGATCTCGGGCGTGCTCGGATCCCTGGCGATGCAGGACGGCCCGCCGGCGGGCGACGGCTTCAGCGATTTGAGCTGGCGGGGACGGCTTGTGATCGCGATCGGCGCAGGACTGTACGAGGAGCTGCTGTTCCGGCTGGCCCTCATCCCGCTGCTGCACTCGATCCTGGCGGACCTGATGCGGCTGGGGCCGCGGGCGGCCTTCGGGGGCGCGCTGGTGCTGTCGTCGGCGGGCTTTGCGCTCTACCACGACGTGCTGACGCCCGGCGGCATCGATCTGTGGGCCGCGGTGCTCTACTTCGTGCCGGGGCTGTACTTCGGGGCCCTGTTCCTGGTGCGGGGCTTCGGCATCGCGGCGGGCGTGCACGTGGCGTACGACGTGGCGGTCCTGGTGCTGCTCGGGCCGGCACCGGGCTGAGCCTCCGGCGGGCCCGGGGGAGGCACACCGGGAGACCTTGACGCCCCGCGGCCGCGTGCACTAAACTCCGCTCTTGGTCCTGCGGCAGCGGGGCGAAGGGCCGGCCCCATCGTCTAGTCCGGTCTAGGACGCCAGGTTCTCATCCTGGAAACCGGGGTTCGAATCCCCGTGGGGTCATTCGGGCGGCATGCGCGGGGCCAGGCCGGCCCCGCGTTTTCGTTGGGCGAGTTGCCGTCCTCGACCAGGATTGCGCCCCGGGGCCCCACCATGACCGAGCAGCTCAACCGGATCACGTCCCAGCAGTGCACGTCGCCGCCTGCGACGTACGACGACCTCAATGTCCTCTTCCTCAACTGCACGCTCAACCGCACGCCGGTGCTCTCGCATACCGAGCACCTGATCGGCGTCGCGCGGCGGGTGTTCGAGGCCAACGGCGTGGCGACGAAGGTGATCCGCCCGGTCGACTACGAGATCGCCGCGGGGCTGGGCCACGACATGGCGCAGACGCCTGAATGGGACCGGGATGACTGGCCGAAGCTACAAGCCGAGGTCGACGCGTGCGACATCCTGGTCCTGTGCACGTCGGTGTGGCTGGGCGAGAAGTCCAGCGTGTGCAACCGCGTGCTCGAGCGGATGTACGGCTACACGCACTCGTTCAACGACAAGGGCCAGTACCGCGACTACGGCAAGGTCGGGGCCACTCTGATCACGGGCAATGAGGACGGCGTCAAGCACTGCGCGATGAACATCCTGTTCTCGCTGAGCCACATCGGCTACACGATTCCGCCGCAGGCCGACGCGGGCTGGATGGGCGAGGCCGGCCCGGGGCCGTCGTACGCCGACCCGGGCTCGGGCGGCCCGGAGAACGACTTCACCAACCGCAACACGACCTTCCTGGCGTGGAACTGCATGCACCTGGCCCGCATGCTCAAGGACCAAGGTGGCGTCC
It contains:
- a CDS encoding fructose-bisphosphatase class II; this encodes MTNHPTTPPDELDTHRGLRFGVLDLIRCTEQTAILMSIAEGKGINAEILGVYATLSMAGYLRESTYRAHLGIFDEIYDREGEEHNEDEVDGENEGEHQESDDGAKTRTRPRNKTTPSVKILRALERVAARYRGDPNKDQDLELEFCCAPIDGRRALSAGQTGGTVSALAFAAHDKDRPVLAPPRETATSPPPTDGSRPRGRTSHADQSPPWLVLAGSAECASRLGGVEQIQDFLRKAARKAVRSPDDALVENFVNVIFDEAGSRSSSSRLPIQIERALAMLDHPKWYTKWNRQKSPPCKKRLFTGSSLAVNLAAMFDSRGFDCALSITRHIHAVQASIAARTLGGFIVAVPLRRSDHQTASPNNKPLCVESDDIWTHTQFVRSTDAALIVSGISENVVLSPVRIRGDQAWVNTLSLSARTKSFRKLEHRITLSGPSATRFACFDEKVLDRLDAGAELPNATWKKASDWYETFEDMLNPHLP
- a CDS encoding zincin-like metallopeptidase domain-containing protein; translated protein: MALDVYKAVTARIIELLDRGTVPWRHPIRGGRGERAFPTSLASRRAYRGINVFLLAVTAWLEGYESPYWLTYVQARKMGGHVRKGEKGSLVVLWKQYATQDKESGEGITVPVLRHYTVFNAEQCEGVEAPVSTIASGQGEATEFAPIEAASAIVERYQAGPRIDHKGDRAFYEPRADLVCIPEPDRFVDPGSYYATLFHELVHSTGHSSRLDRGLDENLSAFGSVDYSKEEMVAEMGAAFLAAAAGIGQATIEQSAAYIDGWRTRVAADTRLVVQSAGMAQRAADWILGERPGDP
- the rpsT gene encoding 30S ribosomal protein S20 gives rise to the protein MAHTVSARKRIRQNERRRARNRWRLKTMRTSIKDFQEKLAHGSLEDARSAFLDVQKVLDKTAARGIIHPNQAARRKSRLNARLKARATADASS
- a CDS encoding CPBP family intramembrane glutamic endopeptidase, translated to MPEGRARSRDRGGPFPRAYAEDSRRPLHVLAFLLPAIIAYEVGLAMQAEELAGGGVRAWTMLADVLSAFSLSRTTIIGFSLPAIVIVVVLLVWHVLEKSRWRVRPVVLGWMAIETLALTAPLLLISGVLGSLAMQDGPPAGDGFSDLSWRGRLVIAIGAGLYEELLFRLALIPLLHSILADLMRLGPRAAFGGALVLSSAGFALYHDVLTPGGIDLWAAVLYFVPGLYFGALFLVRGFGIAAGVHVAYDVAVLVLLGPAPG
- a CDS encoding NAD(P)H-dependent oxidoreductase; translated protein: MTEQLNRITSQQCTSPPATYDDLNVLFLNCTLNRTPVLSHTEHLIGVARRVFEANGVATKVIRPVDYEIAAGLGHDMAQTPEWDRDDWPKLQAEVDACDILVLCTSVWLGEKSSVCNRVLERMYGYTHSFNDKGQYRDYGKVGATLITGNEDGVKHCAMNILFSLSHIGYTIPPQADAGWMGEAGPGPSYADPGSGGPENDFTNRNTTFLAWNCMHLARMLKDQGGVPAHGNQPDAWDAGCKTDYASPEHKR